One genomic segment of Brassica napus cultivar Da-Ae chromosome A3, Da-Ae, whole genome shotgun sequence includes these proteins:
- the LOC106437784 gene encoding uncharacterized protein LOC106437784, with product MGQTLSLEDTIRAEAKSHNNVHLMLVDGMSKLMTRQVENCVSSDFYVGGLKWNIVILQQQDCLYYVLVITDSKCIGSNWKVNCNVKLTIYSATSPFLNHNRWTWFCFDANNTTLLVSIPVKNMQELYTVNDKSVFSAEITNVNPQSLDVGWNPRTMGTAENIKLMEVERNKSKFTWKITHFSTFVSEHHSSYQFTVGPRKWYLRMYPKGTLEGKGNSLSLYLHASDYVTGPNTKTLAVFKLRVLDQLKRKHHEIGQQFWFGSDGQKGEPKFLALEELHKASNGFLVNDQIYIGVEFFYISTTENMI from the exons ATGGGTCAAACTTTATCACTTGAAG ACACCATCAGAGCAGAGGCAAAGAGCCACAACAACGTTCACTTAATGTTGGTTGATGGAATGTCTAAGCTAATGACTCGACAAGTTGAGAATTGTGTGTCATCGGATTTCTATGTAGGTGGTCTAAAATG GAACATCGTTATCTTGCAACAGCAGGACTGCCTGTACTATGTTCTGGTTATCACCGACAGCAAGTGTATCGGTTCTAATTGGAAAGTCAATTGCAACGTCAAACTTACCATATACTCTGCTACTTCTCCATTCCTTAACCACAACCGCT GGACTTGGTTTTGTTTCGACGCAAACAATACTACATTATTGGTAAGCATCCCAGTCAAGAACATGCAGGAGTTATATACTGTGAACGACAAATCGGTTTTCTCAGCCGAGATCACAAACGTCAACCCGCAATCCCTCGACGTTGGCTGGAACCCTCGAACCATGGGGACAGCAGAAAACATTAAACTGATGGAGGTGGAGAGGAACAAGTCTAAATTCACTTGGAAGATTACTCACTTTTCCACCTTCGTTAGTGAACATCATTCCTCGTACCAGTTCACGGTTGGACCACGCAAATG GTACCTACGGATGTACCCAAAAGGAACCTTAGAGGGGAAAGGAAATTCATTGTCTTTGTATTTGCATGCGTCCGATTACGTGACTGGTCCAAATACAAAAACATTGGCCGTCTTTAAACTGCGAGTGTTGGACCAACTCAAACGCAAACACCACGAAATAG GCCAGCAGTTCTGGTTTGGCTCTGATGGACAAAAGGGAGAACCCAAGTTTTTGGCGCTGGAGGAACTGCACAAGGCTTCAAACGGATTTTTGGTGAACGATCAGATATATATTGGTGTTGAGTTTTTCTATATCTCCACTACTGAGAATATGATCTGA
- the LOC106437785 gene encoding probable serine/threonine-protein kinase DDB_G0280111 has product MWKFKPFAQKEPSGLEGRYLEIGSLKVHVRNLIAEGGFSSVYLAQDTSHASKQYALKHIICHDEESLELVMKEISVLKSLKGHPNVVALHAHGILDMGRNKKEALLAMEYCGKSLVEVIENRGAGYFEEKQALSIFRDVCNAVFAMHCQSPRIAHRDLKAENLLLSSDGLWKLCDFGSVSTNHKVFERAEEMGIEEDNIRKHTTPAYRAPEMWDLFRREIISEKVDIWALGCLLFRICYFKSAFDGESKLQVLNGNYRIPESPKYSASVTDLIRDMLQGSPDERPDVTQIWFRVNEQLPANLQKSLPDQPPEMPSADVSPKPASKSSPAPRRSPPPPPSSSGEQASGGPLGAFWATQHAQTSVVSEDNNSNTSKKPNPAATSNRPRVSKDDAFNSFVADFDTAKLDNGNKPGKEEALEAEIERLKDELKQTKSEKAEITAKFEKLSAICRSQRQELQELKQTLASKSASASPSRDLSHNQTSPGMRSVSSTPSRDRAEGSVWDLQQTDRSDWSTGSSDPNSWQPFSDEPKPVLESPSKSVRTKSKPASSAPAPASQGFEPWGFETESFRAAATSSASATQRSASSGNSSQRFGNTKMRENQKAAQPAGWAGF; this is encoded by the exons ATGTGGAAGTTCAAACCATTTGCTCAGAAAGAACCTTCGGGCCTCGAAGGCCGGTACCTCGAGATAGGAAGCCTCAAAGTCCACGTAAGAAACCTCATCGCGGAAGGAGGTTTCTCCAGCGTTTACTTAGCTCAAGACACTTCCCACGCGTCGAAGCAGTACGCTTTGAAGCACATCATATGCCACGACGAGGAGTCGCTCGAGCTCGTGATGAAAGAGATCTCGGTCCTGAAATCTCTGAAGGGGCATCCGAACGTGGTCGCGCTGCACGCGCACGGTATCTTAGATATGGGGAGGAACAAGAAGGAAGCTCTTTTGGCGATGGAGTATTGTGGGAAGTCTCTTGTGGAAGTGATTGAGAACAGAGGCGCTGGTTACTTTGAAGAGAAACAGGCTCTTTCGATTTTCAGAGATGTGTGTAATGCTGTCTTTGCGATGCATTGTCAGTCCCCACGCATTGCTCACAG AGACTTGAAGGCTGAGAATCTTCTGTTAAGCTCAGATGGACTGTGGAAACTATGCGATTTCGGAAGCGTTTCAACAAATCACAAAGTATTCGAAAGAGCAGAAGAGATGGGAATTGAAGAAGACAATATTAGGAAACACACAACACCAGCATATAGAGCTCCTGAG ATGTGGGATCTCTTTAGAAGGGAGATTATAAGTGAGAAGGTCGATATATGG GCTCTTGGTTGTCTTTTGTTTCGGATATGCTATTTCAAGAGTGCATTTGATGGAGAATCAAAGCTTCAGGTTTTAAACGGGAACTACCGTATACCTGAATCTCCCAAGTACAGTGCCTCTGTTACTGATCTCATTAGAGACATGCTTCAAGGCTCACCTGATGAACGACCAGATGTTACACAGATTTGGTTTCGTGTCAACGAGCAGCTTCCTGCTAATTTACAGAAGTCATTACCTGATCAACCACCTGAAATGCCATCTGCTGACGTTTCACCAAAACCAGCAAGCAAATCTTCTCCGGCACCTCGTAGAAGTCCACCACCGCCACCATCATCATCTGGAGAACAAGCTAGTGGAGGCCCTCTCGGTGCCTTTTGGGCCACTCAGCATGCTCAAACCTCTGTTGTATCAGAAGACAACAATAGTAACACATCTAAAAAGCCTAATCCTGCTGCAACCAGTAACAGGCCAAGAGTGTCAAAGGACGATGCGTTTAACTCGTTTGTTGCTGACTTTGATACGGCGAAGCTCGATAATGGTAATAAACCTGGAAAAGAAGAGGCGTTGGAGGCTGAGATAGAGAGGTTAAAGGATGAGTTGAAGCAAACAAAGTCAGAGAAGGCTGAGATTACGGCTAAGTTTGAAAAGCTTTCTGCTATCTGCAGATCGCAGAGGCAAGAGTTGCAGGAACTCAAGCAAACACTTGCCTCTAAATCTGCGTCAGCCTCACCAAGCAGAGACTTGTCACATAACCAAACATCTCCAGGGATGCGTTCCGTGTCTTCAACTCCATCG AGAGATAGGGCTGAAGGAAGTGTTTGGGATCTTCAGCAAACAGACAGATCTGATTGGTCAACAGGAAGCTCGGATCCAAACTCATGGCAGCCTTTTAGTGATGAACCAAAACCTGTGTTGGAATCTCCATCAAAGTCTGTGAGGACCAAAAGCAAACCGGCTTCTTCAGCTCCTGCTCCAGCAAGCCAAGGTTTTGAGCCATGGGGGTTCGAGACAGAGTCCTTCAGAGCAGCTGCAACGTCTTCAGCGTCTGCAACACAAAGATCCGCAAGTTCTGGAAACAGTTCACAGAGATTTGGGAACACGAAGATGAGAGAGAACCAGAAAGCTGCTCAACCTGCAGGATGGGCTGGCTTCTAA
- the LOC106437787 gene encoding vesicle-associated membrane protein 722 — protein sequence MAQQSSLIYSFVARGTVILVEFTDFKGNFTSIAAQCLQKLPSSNNKFTYNCDGHTFNYLVENGFTYCVVAVDSAGRQIPMAFLERVKEDFNKRYGGGKAATAQANSLNKEFGSKLKEHMQYCMDHPDEISKLAKVKAQVSEVKGVMMENIEKVLDRGEKIELLVDKTENLRSQAQDFRTQGTQMRRKMWFQNMKIKLIVLAIIIALILIIVLSVCGGFNCGK from the exons ATGGCGCAGCAGTCCTCTTTGATCTACAGTTTCGTCGCTCGAGGGACGGTAATCCTCGTGGAGTTCACCGATTTCAAAGGGAACTTCACATCAATCGCCGCACAGTGCCTCCAGAAGCTGCCTTCCTCGAACAACAAGTTCACCTACAACTGCGATGGCCACACCTTCAATTACCTCGTCGAAAACGGATTCA CTTATTGTGTTGTTGCAGTTGATTCTGCTGGGAGGCAGATTCCCATGGCTTTTTTGGAACGGGTGAAGGAGGATTTCAACAAGAGATACGGTGGTGGAAAGGCTGCTACTGCTCAAGCTAACAGCTTGAATAAAGAGTTTGG GTCGAAACTGAAAGAGCACATGCAGTATTGCATGGATCATCCTGATGAGATTAGCAAGCTTGCCAAGGTGAAAGCTCAGGTGTCTGAAGTTAAAGGTGTCATGATGGAAAACATTGAAAAG GTTCTTGACCGTGGTGAGAAAATTGAACTTTTGGTGGACAAAACTGAAAACCTTCGCTCACAG GCGCAAGATTTCAGGACACAAGGAACACAGATGAGAAGAAAGATGTGGTTTCAGAACATGAAGATAAAACTCATTGTTCTAGCAATCATCATTGCCTTGATCCTCATCATCGTCCTCTCAGTCTGCGGTGGCTTCAACTGTGGCAAATAA
- the LOC106437788 gene encoding 3-ketoacyl-CoA thiolase 2, peroxisomal → MEKAIERQRVLLEHLRPSSSHSFEGSLSASACLAGDSAAYQRTSLYGDDVVIVAAHRTALCKSKRGNFKDTYPDDLLAPVLRALIEKTNLDPSEVGDIVVGTVLAPGSQRASECRMSAFYAGFPETVAVRTVNRQCSSGLQAVADVAAAIKAGFYDIGIGAGLESMTTNPMAWEGSVNPAVKKFEQAQNCLLPMGVTSENVAHRFGVSRQEQDQAAVDSHRKAAAATAAGKFKDEIIPVKTKLVDPKTGDETPITVSVDDGIRASTTLATLGKLKPVFKKDGTTTAGNSSQVSDGAGAVLLMRRSVATQKGLPVLGVFRTFAAVGVDPAIMGVGPAVAIPAAVKAAGLELDDIDLFEINEAFASQFVYCRNKLGLDAEKINVNGGAMAIGHPLGATGARCVATLLHEMKRRGKDCRFGVVSMCIGTGMGAAAVFERGDGVDELRNARKVEAQGFLSKDAR, encoded by the exons atggagaaagCGATCGAGAGGCAAAGAGTTCTTCTTGAACATCTCCGTCCTTCTTCCTCCCACAGTTTCGAGGGCTCTCTCTCT GCTTCTGCTTGCTTGGCTGGGGACAGTGCTGCTTATCAAAGGACCTCTCTCTATGGAGATGATGTTGTCATTGTCGC AGCCCATAGAACTGCACTTTGCAAGTCCAAACGTGGCAACTTCAAGGATACTTATCCTGATGATCTCCTTGCACCTGTTCTTAGG GCTTTGATAGAGAAGACGAATCTAGACCCAAGTGAAGTTGGTGACATTGTTGTGGGTACTGTTTTGGCACCGGGGTCTCAGAGAGCCAGCGAGTGCAGGATGTCTGCTTTCTATGCTGGTTTCCCTG AAACCGTGGCGGTGAGGACTGTGAATAGACAGTGCTCCTCTGGGCTTCAGGCTGTTGCTGACGTTGCCGCTGCCATCAAAGCTGGATTTTATGATATTG GTATTGGGGCTGGATTGGAGTCCATGACTACCAACCCAATGGCATGGGAAGGGTCAGTCAACCCAGCG GTGAAGAAGTTTGAGCAAGCACAGAATTGTCTTCTCCCTATGGGTGTTACTTCCGAAAATGTAGCACACCGCtttggtgtctcaaggcagGAGCAAGACCAAGCTGCT GTTGACTCGCACAGAAAGGCAGCTGCTGCTACTGCTGCTGGTAAATTCAAGGATGAGATAATTCCAGTTAAAACCAAG CTTGTTGATCCAAAGACAGGTGATGAGACACCAATTACAGTTTCTGTTGATGATGGGATCCGAGCAAGCACAACCCTTGCCACTCTTGGGAAGCTGAAGCCAGTATTTAAGAAGGATGGCACAACAACCGCTG GAAACTCCAGTCAAGTAAGTGATGGTGCAGGAGCCGTTCTCCTCATGAGGAGAAGTGTTGCTACGCAAAAAGGACTTCCTGTCCTTGGTGTATTCAG GACATTTGCTGCAGTTGGTGTTGATCCAGCAATCATGGGTGTCGGTCCAGCAGTTGCCATTCCAGCTGCAGTTAAGGCGGCTGGTTTAGAACTCGATGACATCGACTTGTTTGAAATCAACGAG GCATTTGCATCTCAGTTTGTTTATTGCCGTAACAAACTGGGACTTGACGCCGAGAAAATCAATGTCAATGGTGGTGCAATGGCCATAGGACATCCTTTGGGCGCTACAG GAGCACGTTGCGTTGCTACTTTGTTGCACGAGATGAAGCGCCGTGGAAAAGACTGTCGTTTTGGGGTAGTGTCGATGTGCATTG GGACGGGGATGGGTGCAGCGGCTGTGTTTGAGAGAGGAGATGGAGTTGATGAGCTTCGCAATGCAAGGAAAGTTGAAGCGCAAGGCTTTTTGTCCAAGGACGCTCGTTAG